The genomic DNA TCGAGTTCTGTCCCGCTTCAGTCATGTTATCGTTGGGCAGTGGGACGCTCGTCTCTGCCATTCCGTAAATGGCCGGCGAAAGCTTGTGGATTATTGAGTCGCAAAGCTTGACATTCGATAATAGAGCATCTCTGCTGATACCAAAATGTGAAGCACGACATAGAGCTTGCCTGACTGTGCCAAGCCGAAGCAACGGACGAGGCACGGCTGAGTGCTCGGCGGACTTTGGAGATAAGGGGTCCGAACAACAAAGGGATGGCAGCGGAGAACACGTAGCCTTCGCCGACAGGGAAAACGGAACATCGAGCGTTTGCTGATCTTTCGTGGTGAAATTGTCTGCTCTACTAATGCACCGAAGCCTCTGACGCGCTGTAAAAGGCGGAGATACAAGGAGCGAAGGATACTCTGCTTTCCCCTGCAAAGAATGCGGCGTTCCACATGGTGTGCTTCTAACTCTCGCTCTCGTCCGGTACGATCGCCGTGGTGACGGCGTGTCAGTGGAAAGGTGAACTGGCGAGCTCCGAGAACATCAAATGAGAGCTGGTGCGTCCTCCACGGAGTGTTCTCCATCAAATGCACTCGATCACTCCAATGCCGTCATGAGACCTATTCGATCATTTTAATTGCAGTGTCCTCAATACAATGTAAACATGAGTCTCGAACCTTCTCGAGTCAACTACTCGAAGTGAGCACAGCGACAACCATCGACAAGTCCACGTCCGTAGATGCAACATTCTAGGATCAATGCGGGTGTTGATTGAACGATCACTACACGGCACAGTCCATCAATTCAGCTGAGTCATAAGCAAAGACTGGATTATTGACGAATGAAGCTCAGCCATTTGGGGCTCAGTGTAGTCGTGTCGTACATCTCAGGTCCTGCGATGCATTGCAAGCTACAATTTTTCTTAAGGTCGAGCCATGCCCGAAAAGTGAGTTGGCTGTATTATACTGATGCACCTGTCACTTTAAAGATTTGATGTAGGTGATATCTCGGTGCTATTCGATCATGTAACGAGCATTGAGTCCTTCAATCATCTGCCATCGGCGAATGGTGTTCCTGCTGTAGCATTCCTGATTTTGGTATCTGCTACCGTGGATTCTTTCTGTTGCTTGCTCTCATCCTAGCGGCATTCCATCGAATGGATGATCAATTTAAAGTGGATCTTGCCGCCGACGCTTAGTGCCGCTCCCAACGGACGTGACACCGAAGGAGCTCGTCTCCGCACAGGGTCCATGAGACATAAATAGCCGGCCGAATGTTCATTCGACCGAACGAAGCAAACAATGGAATGACGTGCGCCGTCGTTTCGGGTTTGACGGCGGACTTAGGCTTGCACCGACTCTCGTGCGCTTCGCCGACAGAAGTATGCGAGCCGAAATGTGAGCTGCAACCCACACATGTAAGGTACATCTGTCTGCCCGAGCTAAGTTGATCGAAATCCTTCGAATGTAAACCAGCTCCTCCATCTTTGTCAATGAACGCCATCCGCAACGCAGTCAGCGGTTCAGTCAAAAGCTTCAGAATGCCTACTCTTGTCGGAAAGCAAATCAGTGGCAATGGCTTGGGCCTTATGCGTATGTCCTGCGCGACCACGTTGCAGAAGTTGCGAGAGAAATAACCTTTCTCAGGCCTTACCATGCCACAGTTTCAGCTGTCTGATGACGAGACGTTCAAGGTATTGAGAGCAGCACTTGACGCTGGAGTGAACGTCTGGAATGGTGCAGACTTCTGTAAGCGCACGTCTTCTAATTCTTGTAACAATTGGGTAACTGACCTGTCAACAGATGGAACTCCACAAGCCAACACTCTTCATTTGCTCAACAGATACTTCTCAAAGTACCCAGAAGATGCAGACAAAGTCATACTTTCGATCAAGTCGGGCCTGAAGGATCGCGCCACGATGGAAATGGACTGCACCCCCGAGGGTCTGAGGAAGAGCGTTGATAATGCAATCTCTATtctcgatggcaagaaggaGATCGATATCTTCGGACTGGCAAGAGTAGACCCGAACACTCCGATCGAGGACAGTGTCAAAGGCTTGCTTGCGCTCAAGGAGGAGGGCAAGTTCAAGGGTATTCAAATCACTGAAGTCCGAGCGGAAACCATTCGTCGCGCCGCAAGCGTTGGCAAGGTGGACATGGTGGAGGCGGAAGCTAGCCTCTGGTCGCCTATGGTCTTTGAGAACGGCGTCGCCCAAGCTTGTGCCGAGAACGACATTGTGCTCGTGGCCCACACTCCACTGGGCATGGGTGCACTTACCGGGCAAttcaagaagctcgacgacATTCCAAAGGAGAACCCAATCCGCTACGTCCCACGCTACCAGCCCGACGTCTTCGAGAACAACGTAAAGCTCGTCAATGCTGTCGAAAAGCTTGCACAGAAGAAGGGATGCACGACTACTCAGCTCGCCCTGAACTACCTCAAGCAGCAATCGAAGCGATCAGGAATGCCAACTGTCATTCCAATCGCTGGCGCTCGGGCTGAAGAGCGTGTCAAGCAAAACGCTGTAGATGTGGAAATTTCTGAAGAGGAGTTCAAGGAAATTGAGAGCTATCAGAAGGAATTTCCGATTGAGGGGCTACGCACAATGCCTCAACTCCAGGTACGCAACGAGTACTGAGTCCGGTAGGTAGCGATGGTCGAGTATGAATTGAGACAGGATGAATTAGTGTGAACACTAGACATCAAATGCTACTTAACGATGACTGTTCGGTATCATTTGTTCGCATTTCCTGTGATTGTTCTAAATGATCACCTACGCTCCGCCTAGTAGTATGCCAGTCACGACTCACCCGTTTGCGGCCATCGGAATTTACCGTATCAAGATCCACTTCACGACGGCCGATGGGCTTCGGGCGTCGAACATCGAACATCGGCCTCATCGTTATATCTGCAGTTCTCGGTGCGGTATCATGATGTAAGACCCAACTTTCCTTCCTGCTGTTCGTCGATTGCACCGCTGAAGTCGAGTCCATGGCAGGCTCAGCAGATCTTCAGAGTCTTGGATCAAAGGTTTCCAGCCTTACCACAATCCTTGCAGCTCAACTGGAGGCCGGCAAACATCCCAAACCTTCGTTCCAAAAGGATGGGCCTGCATCGTATCCCTCAGATCCAGCCATCCAGGTTCCACGACATCAGCTGATTGACACTCTCAATGATCTACTTCTGCTTGCCACTGGGGCAAGCGACTACTTTTTCCTCCATGGCGGATTGTTTGTAAGTGAAAGTGCACAGTCAGATTGAGATTTACGTTCGTACCAACGTACCTTCTATTACAGATCAACCATGAGAAGACCACGCTGGATATCATGAATCAGTTTGATTTCTTCTCTCGTGTGCCTCTGGATCAGAGTGCAAGCTACAGCGAGGTCGCTGCTTCTCTGGATATTCCTGAAGACATAACTAGACGCACGTTTCGATATGCGTTCACGATGCGCATCTTCGCCCCAGATCCACAAGATGACGACCGTGTAATGCACACTGCGTTCTCGGCACACATGGCCCGTAATCTACTTCTTCGAAGCTGGGTAGGCCATGCACTGTAAGTTATGTTGCTTTTGAGTCCATCAAGCACACTCGCTGACTCCTGCCGTTCAGTGAGGAGGCTGGTGGCGCAAGTCATCACGCAGCAGATGCTTTGCGCAAGTTCAACAGTGGCAGATCCAGTCTGTCTCAAGATCTTCATGAGACTCCTTTCGGATTGTCGTGGCCACGACTGAATGACGGCAGGTTGGCGGACTATTGGAGTGTTGGTCAAGACGATCCGAAGGAGGCATGGAGAGCACAGCGATTCGCTGAAGCCATGCAAGCCTCTGTCTTGAGTGGAGTAGTGCAGGCGGATGAAGTCGTGACTAAGTACGATTGGAAGAGTCTCGGGTCCGCATCGATTGTTGATGTAAGTGGCAAATGTGATGCTTTGCCTCATTACCATGTATGCTAACACCGGACGTAGGTTGGCGGATCTGATGGCTCTTTGGCTGCATTGCTTGCCCGTAAACATCCCAGCTTGCGCTTTACCGTGCAAGATCTCCCTCGAGTCAAAGAAGAATTCATCGCTCAGGACTATTCCGACATTGCTGATCGAATAATCTTCAAGGGACAAGACTTCTTCAAACCTCAACCTGAAAAGGCCGATGTTTTTCTGATGAAGCATGTCCTGCACAATTGGCCGGACAAGTACGCCGTCAAGATCTTGCGCAATCTCGTAGCAGGTCTAAACAGCGGAGGTCATATCATTATTTGTGACAGTGTTGTTCCGAGTGAGAAAGAGGCGGAGGACCTACCAATTAGTGTGAAGAAAACCATTGCCGCGGCAGACATGCAAATGTTTGTGATGCTCAATTCCAAGGAGAGGACGGCGAGAGATTGGACAGACCTGGCAAAGAGCGCTGATCCCCGATTGAGGGTCGCAGCTTTGCATGCAGTGCCTGGGGCTGTAGTCAGTCTGCTGGACCTGGTGTTGGATGAGTAATATAAGATATCTCGTCATTTCTGCTCGAATGAAGACAGATTGGGGCAGTCAGAGAAATTGAGCGTTCATTGTGGCAGTATCTCACTTGACTATATAGGTTCTCACTGATCAAAACCATTAAGCATTCTCTGACGATCCCTCTCATGTTCACAACCTGGAGAGAACGGTCACTGAATGCTCAGAATCTTTCAAATCATGGTGCAAGGCCTGCATGAATAATCGTAACGCTCGAAAGTATCCTACTTGTGGCTTGCCTACAGTTTTGAGACACAACACGTGGACACTCGTAGTTGACTGATCTGACCAAAAACCATAATTGACTTCGGATGCCGGAGAGAAGGATCTCGGACTCGTTACTACGGGAAAGGGAATGTCCGGAGACGAGACTTCCGAAGTAAGCCTCGGTCTAACTCTTCTCGGCCGAGCGAGGCGACAGTGTTGTTACTCCTTTCATCAAAGACATTCATAAGCCTGTCCAAGGACAAAAGAAAGGATTGGACTTTAACGCCACAGCAGATCTTTGCAGTGAACAGCAGACACTTTCAACATGAGTAAGACCACGAAGACCGAAGCGTTCGAGGCGCTTACTTCTATTTTACCTTCAAGAAGTGCCGATGAAAACTACTGGTGGGATCTCACGGGTCCACAGCTGGCTGCATTGGTCGAAGGTGCCGGTTATGCGCCAGCAAAGCAATATGAAGCTTTGTTGTTTCACTATCACTGGATGGTAAGGTTCTTGCCATGCTCAACAGGAGCTCTGTCCTGATCAATTCTGCAGGTCCCCTACATGGGTCCCGCCCCATGGGCGCCAAGTATCGATCTAAAATGGAAGTCTCTCCTCCAACCAGACGGCACTCCGATCGAATATTCCTGGAAATGGAACACAACCACGAGCGAGCCAGACATTCGCTACGACATCGAACCTATTAACAACTTTTCGGGAACGCAGCATGATCCTCTCAATCAGTCCGCAAGCAGGGAAATGCTCCACCGCCTCGATGTAAAAATGCCGAGCGTCGATCTGCAATGGGCTAACCACTACTTCAACACTTTGTACGATCATGACAACGCTAAGTACAACGAAGAGCATAAGTCGGGCAAGAAGGCATTCGGCACCATCGTCATTGCAGCAGAGTTTCTGCCAAAAGGTCTCCGCTTCAAGACATATTACCTCCCACGTAAACTTGGTCAAGGTGCCACTCCAAACCTGAGTGTCTTCACATCATCTGCACGCCTGATCGATCCAGACAGCAGAGCAATATCTGCTCTTGAAGAATTCCTCTCCACCAGCGAAGAAGGGAAACTTCTTAAGCCATTCAGTGTGGCCATCGATAATGTTGTTCCAGAGAAGTCACGTCTGAAGTGGTATTTCAACTCTCCACATACCAACTTCAAGGCTCTAAACGAGGTCATGACCTTAGGTGGCCGTATCAAACGTCCCAAACTCGAAGGCCAACTCACAGCATTGCAAGACTTATTGAGGGGAGTGTTGTCGCTGCCAGATGACTATCCTGAGGACCAGGAACTTCCAAATGCAGGACAAAACAACCGTGTCGCAGCCGGAGAGGACGTCAATGACAccgctcctcctctgctACCCGGTTTCGTGTACTACTTCGATGTCGCGCCAGGCTACCAACTACCGGAGGTCAAGTTGGCGTTGCCACTAATTACTTTCGCCCAGAATGATGCGAGTGTGGCGAAGAACACTGTCGCGTGGATGGAGGCACGTGGTCGAGGAGCCTATGCAAAGAGCTTCATGACAATGCTGGAAAAACTGGCCAAGGGGAAAGATCTGGCTAAAGGGAAGGGTCTGCAGAGTTTCATTAGTGTCTTGTTGAAGGAGGACGGAGATCTCGATGTCACGACTTACTTCGCACCACAAGCGCTTGCTcttgtggaagaggagacgaACGGTGGGCACTAGGCATCTCGCTTGCTATCAACACTGAATCCGTCACTTGGCTACGTGACCGACCAGTCGCTATCAATTCTTTCCAAGCTCCACAAGATTTCACAGTATTGAACAACTCATCCATTCCATCGCAAGCTGTCTGGGAATGTCCGCACATTCTTCGGGGCGGGAAAGGAATGGACTATGCCCACCCGCAAGAGTGAAAGTCGTCCAATTTGTCCGGCACGCCTCATTTGCATGGGCAAAGAACGACTCTTGTCTCGTAAGGGGCAGGGCTCTGTCATATTCGGTGAAAATGTATGCGCATCGGTATTGTTCCCATGGGCTATGCCTTATTTCCTGCGTGAATGCCGACATTGAACTCAGGGAGACATGctgagcagcttcttccgccACTGTAGAAGCAATGTCGTGGTAGAAAATTGATATAGGATCGGGTACGCTGGCCACATGATCCTTGGACCTATCAGCCTGGAACTTCAGTGAAGCATATGATGTTAGAGTCTCGTACCTCAACTCGTGAAAAAGGAGCCATAGCACCATTCGTGTCCGTAAGGAGGGCTTTCCCGGCAGGAACCAAAAAAGCGCACATGTATACTAAGCAGtgcatcttcgccttcgcatgATCACTTagctctgcagctgcttcgCCTCCGGGCATACCGCCATAGCTATGGAAGACCGGTATCACTTTGTCGGATGTGATCGCTGCCCTTTCCAAAGCGGCCTGGACCACTTCGACATCTGCTCGTAACGCACCTTCGCGGAGTACTTTGTCGACGTCGGGGCTGACAGAAGGTAGATCCACTGTCGATACGGTGTAGCCAGAGTCTGTCAAGTTTGACGCAAGGAACTTCCAGTGCCATGATGTATGCCATGCCCCATGTACGAGTACAAATTGGGCCCCAGACATGCTCGACTGCTTTTTATTGTGTCAATCGAGAgattgaggaggaggatgaagttGTTCGCGGAGAGACCACGATGATATATATTACAGTTAGCAAATGCATCGGAGAGTCAGGCGAGAACACCAGAAGCAATTAACTGCCCGTGCATGAATCATGAACCTCATTTCACATGTCTAGACGGGGCACACCCCTGGCGAGTCCACCATGGACATAACAAAGCTTATCAATGACTTGCCACACCAACACTCAACTCATCCGCGTCGGGATGCCGCAGGCCTCATCTGCTAGAAACCACTCGCCTGCCATGCCAGGCCGTTCGTTGCGATGCACATTGGGCACTTCACTAGCACTCCGTCCCTCGATTTCGTTCTTGAGTTCAGGAATGAGTTGCGCAGTTGTCTTGTAGCGAGGCAAAAGGAAGTGTACAGTGGAATGTCGACAACCCTATTGAGTTGAAACAGGACAGAACGGGGACAATTTGTAACGACAAGGCTTATCCAGGCATGATCAGTCATCATTCTCACGTGTCGATCGAATACGAAACTCTATACAAGAGCTTCGTCGAATATTCTATTCCAATGCCACGGGTACTACTGCTGGTCCAGTCTGAGAGTATGATCTGGCTATACTGCACATGTAAAGGCGATACTCGCGCGTATTACCCCGAAGAGGGGTCCATCGTAGTCACTTCGACAGATCTCTTCTCGCTGAATGAATGTCTTTTAGTACGAGATTGCAAAGTAGAAGGGACGCTGCACAGACTTTCGTGACCTAAATACATTGGAATTCTGGATCAGCACTTAGAGGTATCATCTGCGGACCAATCCGAATCTTTGGACAGACTTTGTGCATGGATTCATATGCCCCAAAGCGACTCAATTTGTATCATGGACTAATGCAATAGCTTCTCTCGTAGACGCTCCTATTCTATCAGGAAGCCAGCTTCATGTATTAGGTCAAGTCGGAACTGTCTCAAAGTTCCTAATTAGCACGGTGAATCTCTACGCGCAAGCAGAAACCTTTGGATCATGTGACTATCGCTGTCCGAACTGAGGGGCGTCCGTGATGGACGACAAGGACAACCAATCAGTGTACTGTATGTTACCCCAGGAAGATTGTTCAAGATATTGCCAGCGGTGGAAGTGAAGTCAGATTGGAAGTAAGTTGTTAAGATTACGGACAGAAGCTTAGCACGAAGATGCTTGCCGACCACCTTCGACGCTGTCGCGGCGTCGACACTCAATGTAATTGCGGAACTATACCTAGCACAGCTTAATTCCGGACGATACACCTGGAAAGGGTAAGAACAGTAGACAAAGTGCAAGCTGAGTGCTAGTACAGAGTGCCATGATAGAAACAATCATATAGCTGAAATGTCAGAGAATTATACAAGCTATGTTAGGTTTCCGAAACCGAAGATTCCAGTTCATTTCTGTGAGATCTGAGTGTGAGAACTTTGCGGTTCGAAAGTCGACAGCGTTTATCACAGCAAGCTTCGGGGCGGAATGCTTGAAAGGAAAGCTTTGCTGACATCCTACACTGGCCGGCTCGGAGGAGTATGCACTTGCAGCAACGCAAAACTTTGTTCAACCAGAGCTCGTCATATGCTCCCTGTCCGTAAGCTCGGATTTATGAAAGGTGTTGGATGACTAAGATGGTATCGCATGTCTGAAGGCGCGGAGTTAGGAGGTGACGGGACGGAGTTGCTAAAGGTGTCTATGTGTAGCCTCGCAACCTAAGGATTTGTTAGTGTTCTCGCATATCGCCTACAGCCATGCCCTATATTCATTCAAAAGCCAGCAGTTCCGGCGATGCCTTTCCCGATTATACGCCCAGTGAAACTGTCTGATGCCGATCAAGCAGCTTTCGACCGCGATCTCAAGGATGTGCACCTCTGCTATGATTACCACGTCAAGACTAAGACAGGATCAATAGATAAATGGCGATACGAAGTCTGGTATCCTAGCTCATCAAGAGTCGTCTATGCGATGCATGGCGGACCAATGGCCGGCCGAAAGAACTTCCAGACTGCCAGCTACCAATGCATCCGTGAGGGCGAGCTTTGGCAAATCAATTGGCACGAAGGTGAACCCAAGTTATACGTGCTTCCAATTCGATCAATTTTGTCTAacagaaaatctagaaactGGCACAATTGGCTCTTCTGCATACGATATTACTCGGAATAAGTACTACACCATAGTAGCCTTTTCCAAAGGACACTAGGAGAATGCTAAAGCTGCGCACGGTAATAAGCGTAATCCAGAAGATTTTCAAAGATGGAGAGAACTAGCAAAGATCGGAGTCCACACGGACAGAATCATACTGAACGAGCAGGCTGATATTGTGGAAGTGTTTAAGGGACTAGGTGACTTGGAGCCTATTACTGGCGATGAGGACACCTTGTAGGAACAAGCTTTAGCTAAGCATGGTTAGTGGTATGAGATATCTTTCGAGTCGCTCTGGCAGCAAATCAGCACTGGAGGAGCTATGCGTGGCGATTGACGAAGAGCGGATCGGTCCCTTTTAGAGATCGAGTTCGGCGTCAGCATCGGTTCCTGATCATGTCTCTCAGCGTCGATCTTGTTGTCATTGGTATGGCGATCTTGCTCACTGATCAGATATCGTTTGTCCCATGTGTGACTGGTCGTGTTTACCTTGTTCAAGTGGAGACGTGTGCGGGTGTCTGGTTGCGGCGAAGCACGATCTTTGCCCTAAGAGGACAGACTTGGCTTTGCGAACGGAGTTATAGCAAAGCTTGCTGGCGAGGTATACGAGAAAATGAGTATCGGCTTTCATTCCACGCTAAATATGTAGGCAGGACCATAAGGCGGCCTCGTGACCCCAATATATACCATCTCATCCGCGCAATGCTGACCCGATTGTCTACACTCGCTATGTTCTCACGGGCATGCACTTGGCATGTTTGTGACATCAGGCCTGACTCCAATGGCTTGACGCTGGAAAATGTCCTGTGAGCCGAACTCTGAAGCTGCATTGGCGCTTAACGGACATAGTTCCTCCTTCATTTTATTCGAACCCAAAACCATTCGCAAAATTACTCGCAGTCTCTATGGATCTGCGTGCCACGCGGAAGATCGTCAGTGGTCTGTCAGCACACCAACAAGAATAATCGTTTCTACTTACCTAATGAGGAATATTGTCAAAGCAATGCTTCCTGCCACGTGTATCGCAATAGTGCGCGACACAAGCGAGCTGATCGCCGTCTCCTTTACACTCGACACCGAGGTTGACTGGAACATTACATGCGGCGCAGGCATCGAATGTCATACCGAAGTCGGCCGCTCCAGTCTTGCAATTATCGTAGTCGTTGGTGGCACTGCAATACATCGTGCGTATGGCCCCATTTGGAGCGCCATTCGAACCGGCAACGAGGCTAGAAATTATTGCAGTGAGCAGTGTATATCGCATGTTGGCGTCCTGAGAGAGATTGTTCTGTGAAGATCGATGATGGGTTCGGGAAGGAGCTGTGACGTGATAGGATGGCAAGATGGAATAGCAAAGGTGAGTGGAGCGCAGTTATGTAGTAGACTGGTACCGTGCTCTTCAGGCTTCGTTCACGCCACTTTATCACTTTCCAGTTTGTCAGACATGTCGGGAGAACGCAGAG from Cercospora beticola chromosome 3, complete sequence includes the following:
- a CDS encoding uncharacterized protein (SMCOG1039:aldo/keto reductase family oxidoreductase~antiSMASH:Cluster_3) — protein: MPTLVGKQISGNGLGLMRLTMPQFQLSDDETFKVLRAALDAGVNVWNGADFYGTPQANTLHLLNRYFSKYPEDADKVILSIKSGLKDRATMEMDCTPEGLRKSVDNAISILDGKKEIDIFGLARVDPNTPIEDSVKGLLALKEEGKFKGIQITEVRAETIRRAASVGKVDMVEAEASLWSPMVFENGVAQACAENDIVLVAHTPLGMGALTGQFKKLDDIPKENPIRYVPRYQPDVFENNVKLVNAVEKLAQKKGCTTTQLALNYLKQQSKRSGMPTVIPIAGARAEERVKQNAVDVEISEEEFKEIESYQKEFPIEGLRTMPQLQVRNEY
- a CDS encoding uncharacterized protein (antiSMASH:Cluster_3~SMCOG1042:O-methyltransferase), whose protein sequence is MAGSADLQSLGSKVSSLTTILAAQLEAGKHPKPSFQKDGPASYPSDPAIQVPRHQLIDTLNDLLLLATGASDYFFLHGGLFINHEKTTLDIMNQFDFFSRVPLDQSASYSEVAASLDIPEDITRRTFRYAFTMRIFAPDPQDDDRVMHTAFSAHMARNLLLRSWVGHALEEAGGASHHAADALRKFNSGRSSLSQDLHETPFGLSWPRLNDGRLADYWSVGQDDPKEAWRAQRFAEAMQASVLSGVVQADEVVTKYDWKSLGSASIVDVGGSDGSLAALLARKHPSLRFTVQDLPRVKEEFIAQDYSDIADRIIFKGQDFFKPQPEKADVFLMKHVLHNWPDKYAVKILRNLVAGLNSGGHIIICDSVVPSEKEAEDLPISVKKTIAAADMQMFVMLNSKERTARDWTDLAKSADPRLRVAALHAVPGAVVSLLDLVLDE
- a CDS encoding uncharacterized protein (MEROPS:MER0066227~antiSMASH:Cluster_3), with the protein product MSKTTKTEAFEALTSILPSRSADENYWWDLTGPQLAALVEGAGYAPAKQYEALLFHYHWMVPYMGPAPWAPSIDLKWKSLLQPDGTPIEYSWKWNTTTSEPDIRYDIEPINNFSGTQHDPLNQSASREMLHRLDVKMPSVDLQWANHYFNTLYDHDNAKYNEEHKSGKKAFGTIVIAAEFLPKGLRFKTYYLPRKLGQGATPNLSVFTSSARLIDPDSRAISALEEFLSTSEEGKLLKPFSVAIDNVVPEKSRLKWYFNSPHTNFKALNEVMTLGGRIKRPKLEGQLTALQDLLRGVLSLPDDYPEDQELPNAGQNNRVAAGEDVNDTAPPLLPGFVYYFDVAPGYQLPEVKLALPLITFAQNDASVAKNTVAWMEARGRGAYAKSFMTMLEKLAKGKDLAKGKGLQSFISVLLKEDGDLDVTTYFAPQALALVEEETNGGH
- a CDS encoding uncharacterized protein (antiSMASH:Cluster_3~MEROPS:MER0214982), whose translation is MSGAQFVLVHGAWHTSWHWKFLASNLTDSGYTVSTVDLPSVSPDVDKVLREGALRADVEVVQAALERAAITSDKVIPVFHSYGGMPGGEAAAELSDHAKAKMHCLVYMCAFLVPAGKALLTDTNGAMAPFSRADRSKDHVASVPDPISIFYHDIASTVAEEAAQHVSLSSMSAFTQEIRHSPWEQYRCAYIFTEYDRALPLTRQESFFAHANEACRTNWTTFTLAGGHSPFLSRPEECADIPRQLAMEWMSCSIL
- a CDS encoding uncharacterized protein (antiSMASH:Cluster_4) produces the protein MPFPIIRPVKLSDADQAAFDRDLKDVHLCYDYHVKTKTGSIDKWRYEVWYPSSSRVVYAMHGGPMAGRKNFQTASYQCIREGELWQINWHEETGTIGSSAYDITRNKYYTIVAFSKGH